One part of the Prunus persica cultivar Lovell chromosome G5, Prunus_persica_NCBIv2, whole genome shotgun sequence genome encodes these proteins:
- the LOC18775648 gene encoding inactive protein RESTRICTED TEV MOVEMENT 2 produces MAQVRRSSTRGMGERSSSSTRLHQKILPSSGWTEDSNGHYLLVDLPDFKKEEVKLVVNVSAGHLTVSGQRQVNEKKSEYFEQNFTIPPNSDVDKITGKFDGEILYVTVPKVVAVVEEKIEAEPEIENQNVDETAATEPAKPENKNVEGAAAENIHLTRPKNDGQHSNKDDGASKKVSGINDRIFFSLENIRKWDEHEDGILKTAMEMLSKNKGVITAVVAFSLGVLVARQTFQ; encoded by the exons ATGGCACAAGTCAGAAGATCATCAACAAGAGGGATGGGAGAGAGATCGTCATCATCGACACGCTTGCACCAAAAGATTTTGCCTTCCTCAGGTTGGACAGAGGACTCCAATGGCCATTATCTTCTTGTTGATCTTCCAG ATTTTAAGAAGGAGGAGGTGAAGCTTGTGGTGAATGTCTCAGCTGGCCATTTAACAGTCAGCGGACAAAGGCAAGTGAATGAGAAGAAATCTGAGTATTTTGAGCAGAACTTTACCATCCCTCCAAACTCAGATGTCGATAAGATCACCGGAAAATTTGACGGTGAGATTCTCTATGTCACTGTGCCAAAGGTAGTAGCAGTTGTAGAAGAAAAGATAGAAGCGGAACCTGaaatagaaaaccaaaatgttGATGAAACCGCTGCCACAGAACCAGCTAAGCCAGAGAACAAAAATGTGGAAGGCGCTGCAGCAGAAAACATACACTTAACAAGACCGAAAAATGATGGACAGCACTCGAACAAAGATGATGGAGCCTCAAAAAAAGTATCAGGAATTAATGACCGCATATTCTTTTCTCTGGAGAATATAAGGAAATGGGATGAGCATGAAGATGGGATTTTGAAGACTGCAATGGAGATGTTGAGCAAAAATAAAGGAGTTATAACAGCTGTGGTGGCATTTTCACTAGGGGTGCTAGTTGCTCGTCAGACGTTCCAATGA
- the LOC18777598 gene encoding pectate lyase isoform X2, whose product MAMEAEKLNVVILCVFVIAITIPTTVRANIADFDEHWQQRAAEAKKAAHEAYHDDPIAVTEHFNKQVLDTFDYANNTRRNLNQKYKGPCMATNPIDRCWRCDPNWEKNRKRLADCALGFGRKATGGKLGPIYVVTDNTDADLVNPKPGTLRHAVIQNGPLWIIFARDMRIKLTEELLVASDKTIDARGANVHILDGAQISLQFVKNVIITNLHIHNNKPGNGGMIRDSINHFGQRTRSDGDGISMFGATNVWIDHVSLSNCADGLIDAIQGSTAITISNCHLTNHNDVMLFGSSDSNSQDQVMQITLAFNHFGKGLVQRMPRCRWGFFHVVNNDYTHWLMYAIGGSQHPTIISQGNRFIAPSNQATKEVTHRNNAQEGEWRSWNWRSENDLMMNGAFFVQSGSPIRNLPKADMIQAKPGSFVTRLTRFAGPLKCVKNKPC is encoded by the exons aTGGCAATGGAAGCTGAGAAGCTAAATGTTGTGattttatgtgtttttgtAATTGCAATAACAATCCCAACAACAGTGAGGGCAAACATTGCGGATTTTGATGAGCATTGGCAGCAGAGAGCCGCAGAAGCCAAGAAGGCCGCCCATGAAGCCTACCATGATGATCCTATAGCAGTCACCGAGCATTTCAACAAGCAAGTCCTTGA CACCTTCGATTATGCAAACAACACAAGAAGGAACTTGAACCAGAAGTACAAGGGTCCATGCATGGCTACAAACCCTATCGATCGTTGTTGGCGATGCGATCCAAACTGGGAAAAAAATCGCAAGAGGCTAGCCGATTGTGCCCTTGGCTTTGGGCGCAAGGCAACTGGAGGGAAACTTGGACCAATATATGTGGTCACAGATAACACCGACGCTGACCTAGTGAACCCGAAACCCGGCACACTCCGCCACGCTGTGATTCAAAATGGGCCACTTTGGATCATATTTGCTCGGGACATGAGGATAAAGCTGACCGAAGAGCTTCTGGTGGCCAGTGACAAGACCATTGATGCACGAGGTGCTAACGTGCACATCCTCGATGGCGCCCAAATTTCATTGCAGTTTGTGAAGAATGTGATCATCACCAACCTCCACATCCATAACAACAAGCCTGGAAATGGCGGCATGATTAGGGACTCTATCAATCACTTTGGACAGCGCACGCGTAGCGACGGAGATGGAATATCCATGTTTGGAGCCACAAACGTTTGGATAGACCATGTCTCTTTGTCAAATTGCGCAGATGGGCTCATTGATGCCATCCAAGGCTCTACGGCCATCACCATATCCAACTGTCACCTCACCAATCATAATGAT GTGATGTTGTTTGGTTCAAGTGATAGCAACTCTCAGGATCAAGTGATGCAGATAACTCTGGCTTTCAACCATTTCGGGAAGGGGTTGGTTCAGCGGATGCCAAGGTGCCGGTGGGGATTTTTCCATGTCGTCAACAACGACTACACTCATTGGCTTATGTATGCCATTGGTGGCAGCCAACACCCTACCATAATTAGCCAGGGCAACCGGTTCATTGCTCCGTCGAACCAAGCGACTAAAGAG GTGACTCATAGGAACAATGCACAAGAGGGCGAGTGGAGATCATGGAATTGGAGATCAGAGAATGATCTTATGATGAACGGAGCATTCTTTGTTCAATCCGGAAGCCCCATTAGGAATCTCCCAAAGGCAGATATGATCCAGGCAAAACCTGGGTCATTTGTGACCAGGCTCACACGCTTTGCCGGTCCTCTTAAATGCGTTAAAAATAAGCCATGTTAA
- the LOC18777598 gene encoding pectate lyase isoform X1 yields MAMEAEKLNVVILCVFVIAITIPTTVRANIADFDEHWQQRAAEAKKAAHEAYHDDPIAVTEHFNKQVLDTFDYANNTRRNLNQKYKGPCMATNPIDRCWRCDPNWEKNRKRLADCALGFGRKATGGKLGPIYVVTDNTDADLVNPKPGTLRHAVIQNGPLWIIFARDMRIKLTEELLVASDKTIDARGANVHILDGAQISLQFVKNVIITNLHIHNNKPGNGGMIRDSINHFGQRTRSDGDGISMFGATNVWIDHVSLSNCADGLIDAIQGSTAITISNCHLTNHNDVKIHLLLHFTKLTPFVKSCVLLIIYIVQVMLFGSSDSNSQDQVMQITLAFNHFGKGLVQRMPRCRWGFFHVVNNDYTHWLMYAIGGSQHPTIISQGNRFIAPSNQATKEVTHRNNAQEGEWRSWNWRSENDLMMNGAFFVQSGSPIRNLPKADMIQAKPGSFVTRLTRFAGPLKCVKNKPC; encoded by the exons aTGGCAATGGAAGCTGAGAAGCTAAATGTTGTGattttatgtgtttttgtAATTGCAATAACAATCCCAACAACAGTGAGGGCAAACATTGCGGATTTTGATGAGCATTGGCAGCAGAGAGCCGCAGAAGCCAAGAAGGCCGCCCATGAAGCCTACCATGATGATCCTATAGCAGTCACCGAGCATTTCAACAAGCAAGTCCTTGA CACCTTCGATTATGCAAACAACACAAGAAGGAACTTGAACCAGAAGTACAAGGGTCCATGCATGGCTACAAACCCTATCGATCGTTGTTGGCGATGCGATCCAAACTGGGAAAAAAATCGCAAGAGGCTAGCCGATTGTGCCCTTGGCTTTGGGCGCAAGGCAACTGGAGGGAAACTTGGACCAATATATGTGGTCACAGATAACACCGACGCTGACCTAGTGAACCCGAAACCCGGCACACTCCGCCACGCTGTGATTCAAAATGGGCCACTTTGGATCATATTTGCTCGGGACATGAGGATAAAGCTGACCGAAGAGCTTCTGGTGGCCAGTGACAAGACCATTGATGCACGAGGTGCTAACGTGCACATCCTCGATGGCGCCCAAATTTCATTGCAGTTTGTGAAGAATGTGATCATCACCAACCTCCACATCCATAACAACAAGCCTGGAAATGGCGGCATGATTAGGGACTCTATCAATCACTTTGGACAGCGCACGCGTAGCGACGGAGATGGAATATCCATGTTTGGAGCCACAAACGTTTGGATAGACCATGTCTCTTTGTCAAATTGCGCAGATGGGCTCATTGATGCCATCCAAGGCTCTACGGCCATCACCATATCCAACTGTCACCTCACCAATCATAATGATGTAAAAATCCATCTGTTATTGCATTTTACAAAACTAACCCCATTTGTGAAATCATGCGTGCTactgattatatatattgtgcaGGTGATGTTGTTTGGTTCAAGTGATAGCAACTCTCAGGATCAAGTGATGCAGATAACTCTGGCTTTCAACCATTTCGGGAAGGGGTTGGTTCAGCGGATGCCAAGGTGCCGGTGGGGATTTTTCCATGTCGTCAACAACGACTACACTCATTGGCTTATGTATGCCATTGGTGGCAGCCAACACCCTACCATAATTAGCCAGGGCAACCGGTTCATTGCTCCGTCGAACCAAGCGACTAAAGAG GTGACTCATAGGAACAATGCACAAGAGGGCGAGTGGAGATCATGGAATTGGAGATCAGAGAATGATCTTATGATGAACGGAGCATTCTTTGTTCAATCCGGAAGCCCCATTAGGAATCTCCCAAAGGCAGATATGATCCAGGCAAAACCTGGGTCATTTGTGACCAGGCTCACACGCTTTGCCGGTCCTCTTAAATGCGTTAAAAATAAGCCATGTTAA